CCGCGTTTTCCCAGGTCGTGATCGTGCAATAATGATCCCCCAGCCGGTTGACGGCTACCGACAGATTGCCGGGCACCTTCCGCGCCTGGGAGAGCGAGCGCAGCGTGTGCCACCAAAAGCGTGGCGCGTGCCCCGGACTTCTCAGTTTCAACGCGGTCAGAACGGTGTAAACCATGAGAGAGCGCCTCTGCCGGGACATCGCCCGACATCATCCGGCTTTCCCTTTGCGCGTTCAAGCCCTTGTCGCTAAGGACCGCCGCGACCCGCCCTCCAACCGGACCACACCTGACTATGACCGCGCCCGCCTATAAACGCATCCTGCTCAAGCTGTCGGGCGAGGTGCTGATGGGCGACCAGAGCTTCGGCATCGATCCGGCCTTCGTCGCGGAGCTGGCGCAGGAGGTGAAGGCGGCCAAGGATACCGGGCTGCAGATCTGCCTCGTCATCGGCGGGGGCAATATCTTTCGCGGCATGGCCGGGGCGGCGCAGGGCATGGACCGCGCGCAGGCCGATTACATGGGCATGCTGGCGACCGTGATGAACGCGCTCGCGATGCAGAACGCGCTCGAGCAACTGGGTGTGCAGACCCGAGTCCAGAGCGCGGTGCAGATGGATCAGGTGTGCGAGCCGGTCATCCGTCGCCGCGCCGAGCGGCACCTGGAGAAGGGCCGCGTGGTGATCTTCGCCGCCGGGGTCGGGGCACCTTATTTCACCACCGACAGCGGCGCGGCGCTGCGCGCGGCGGAAATGCGCTGCGACGCGCTCTTCAAGGGCACCAGCGTCGACGGCGTGTACGACAGCGATCCGAAGAAGAACCGTGCCGCGAAGCGTTTCGATACGGTCACTTACGACCGTGTGCTGGCAGACAACCTGAAGGTCATGGATGCCTCCGCCGTGGCATTGTGCCGCGATAACGCGATCCCGATCGTGGTCTTCTCGATCCGCGA
Above is a genomic segment from Erythrobacter sp. 3-20A1M containing:
- the pyrH gene encoding UMP kinase codes for the protein MTAPAYKRILLKLSGEVLMGDQSFGIDPAFVAELAQEVKAAKDTGLQICLVIGGGNIFRGMAGAAQGMDRAQADYMGMLATVMNALAMQNALEQLGVQTRVQSAVQMDQVCEPVIRRRAERHLEKGRVVIFAAGVGAPYFTTDSGAALRAAEMRCDALFKGTSVDGVYDSDPKKNRAAKRFDTVTYDRVLADNLKVMDASAVALCRDNAIPIVVFSIREKGNLARVLAGEGVQTIVKEEA